A window from Alkalicoccobacillus plakortidis encodes these proteins:
- a CDS encoding flotillin family protein: protein MTPTILVIAAAAAIVLALIGVFVTKYRTAGPDEALIVTGSYLGGKNVNIDGAGNRIKIVRGGGTFVMPVFQQAKPLSLLSSKLDVQTPEVYTEQGVPVIADGTAIIKIGGSISEIATAAEQFLGKTREDRENEAKEVLEGHLRSILGSMTVEEIYKNRERFSQEVQKVASQDLAKMGLVIVSFTIKDLRDTNGYLESLGKPRIAQVKRDADIATADAQMETRIKQAEANKLAQRSEIERATEIAEAEKDNQLKVAEYRTEQEKAKALADQSYHLQEARSKQEVTEQQMQIQIIERQKQIELEEKEIARRERQYDSEVKKKADADRYAVEQAAEASKSKQLAEADADKYRVEAMAKADAEKVRVDGLAHAEANRAQGEAEAEVIRLKGLAEAEAKEKIAEAFEKYGQAAMLDMIVNMLPDYAKEVAAPLGNIDKITVVDTGGNGENSGANKVTGYATDLMSTLQHSLKASSGIDMKELIENFSGKGNVRSSIEELTNEVKNSGKSSETETAATSEDSTEEEK from the coding sequence ATTACACCAACTATTCTTGTTATCGCAGCAGCCGCTGCTATTGTTCTAGCTTTAATCGGCGTATTTGTAACAAAGTATCGTACAGCCGGTCCTGATGAAGCACTTATTGTTACAGGTAGTTATCTTGGTGGAAAAAATGTAAATATTGATGGAGCAGGTAACCGAATTAAAATTGTACGCGGTGGTGGTACATTTGTTATGCCGGTTTTCCAGCAAGCAAAACCTCTCAGCCTTCTATCAAGTAAGTTAGATGTACAAACACCTGAGGTTTACACTGAGCAAGGTGTACCTGTTATTGCTGATGGTACAGCCATTATTAAAATTGGTGGATCTATTAGCGAAATCGCTACAGCAGCAGAGCAATTCCTTGGAAAAACGCGTGAAGACCGCGAGAACGAAGCAAAAGAAGTTCTTGAAGGTCATCTTCGTTCGATCTTGGGATCAATGACTGTTGAAGAAATCTACAAAAATAGAGAGCGTTTTTCACAGGAAGTACAAAAGGTTGCATCACAAGATTTAGCTAAGATGGGTCTTGTAATCGTATCATTTACAATTAAGGATCTTCGTGACACAAACGGATACTTAGAATCATTAGGTAAACCAAGAATCGCTCAGGTGAAACGTGACGCAGACATCGCTACAGCTGATGCGCAAATGGAAACACGTATTAAGCAAGCAGAAGCTAACAAACTTGCACAACGTTCTGAAATTGAACGTGCAACTGAAATTGCTGAAGCTGAAAAAGATAATCAGTTAAAAGTAGCTGAATATCGTACAGAGCAAGAAAAAGCGAAAGCACTTGCCGATCAATCTTACCACTTACAAGAAGCTCGTTCGAAACAGGAAGTTACAGAGCAGCAAATGCAAATTCAAATTATTGAGCGTCAGAAACAAATTGAGTTAGAAGAAAAAGAGATTGCTAGACGTGAACGTCAATACGATTCAGAAGTGAAGAAAAAAGCAGATGCCGATCGTTATGCTGTTGAGCAAGCAGCCGAAGCATCTAAAAGCAAGCAATTGGCAGAAGCCGATGCTGATAAATACCGTGTTGAAGCAATGGCAAAAGCCGACGCTGAAAAAGTACGCGTAGATGGTTTAGCACACGCTGAAGCGAATCGTGCACAAGGGGAAGCTGAAGCCGAAGTTATCCGTCTAAAAGGTCTTGCAGAAGCAGAAGCAAAAGAGAAAATCGCCGAAGCCTTCGAAAAATACGGTCAGGCTGCAATGCTCGATATGATTGTGAACATGCTTCCTGATTATGCTAAAGAAGTTGCTGCTCCACTAGGTAATATCGACAAAATTACCGTTGTTGATACTGGTGGCAATGGTGAGAATAGCGGCGCTAATAAGGTCACAGGATATGCCACAGACTTAATGAGTACACTGCAACATTCACTAAAAGCCTCTTCAGGAATAGACATGAAAGAATTAATCGAGAACTTCTCAGGAAAAGGCAATGTACGCTCTTCCATTGAAGAATTAACAAATGAAGTGAAGAACTCCGGAAAATCCTCTGAAACAGAAACAGCTGCAACTTCAGAAGATTCAACAGAAGAAGAGAAGTAA
- a CDS encoding class I SAM-dependent rRNA methyltransferase yields the protein MSRANVTLQVDSRLASLYKRGFPIVEQEIVEQVEEPLLEGDFLTIEDESGAFVAKGYYGQQNKGRGWILSTKKQEVIDVELFIQRIQKAFAMRSRLFSDEKTNAFRLFNGEGDGIGGLTIDFYAEYGVITYYSEGIYSMKEWVIEAVKRTYPFIGLYEKKRFAQKGTYVEDDDFVEGEQAPEPLLIMENGIKYAVYLNDGPMTGIFLDQREVRKRINEDYAKDKTVLNTFSYTGAFSVAAANGGAVQTTSVDLASRSKERTIEQFSVNGLDLEQQRIHVMDVFEYFKYAQKKQLLFDLVVIDPPSFARSKKQSFSVAKDYPALLKQAIAITEKNGVIVASTNNSVLGMRKFKTFVEQAFKSQKLNYTILEEHTVPDDYPYLSNYKESNYLKVLFIKRED from the coding sequence ATGAGTAGAGCGAATGTAACTCTTCAAGTCGATAGTCGATTAGCATCTTTATATAAACGAGGATTTCCGATTGTAGAACAAGAAATAGTGGAACAAGTAGAAGAACCCTTATTGGAAGGGGATTTCCTAACGATAGAGGATGAGAGTGGAGCCTTTGTTGCAAAAGGCTATTATGGGCAACAAAACAAAGGAAGAGGTTGGATTCTTTCTACTAAGAAACAAGAAGTCATTGATGTTGAGCTATTCATACAAAGAATCCAGAAGGCGTTTGCAATGAGAAGCCGCTTGTTCTCTGATGAGAAGACCAATGCGTTTCGATTGTTTAATGGCGAAGGGGATGGAATTGGTGGGTTAACCATTGATTTTTATGCGGAGTATGGAGTGATTACTTACTACAGCGAAGGTATTTATTCTATGAAGGAATGGGTCATTGAAGCTGTTAAAAGAACATACCCATTTATTGGGCTTTATGAGAAGAAACGCTTTGCCCAAAAAGGAACGTACGTTGAAGATGATGATTTTGTTGAAGGGGAACAAGCGCCAGAACCATTATTAATAATGGAAAATGGAATTAAGTATGCTGTTTACCTGAATGATGGGCCAATGACCGGAATATTCTTAGACCAACGAGAAGTTCGTAAACGAATAAACGAAGACTATGCAAAAGACAAAACGGTTTTAAATACTTTTTCTTATACTGGTGCATTTTCAGTGGCAGCAGCGAATGGTGGAGCCGTGCAAACGACAAGTGTGGACTTGGCATCTAGAAGTAAGGAACGTACGATTGAGCAATTTTCAGTTAATGGATTGGATTTGGAGCAGCAACGTATTCATGTGATGGATGTATTTGAGTATTTTAAATATGCGCAGAAAAAACAACTTCTATTTGATCTTGTTGTCATTGATCCACCAAGCTTTGCCCGTTCAAAAAAACAATCGTTCAGCGTGGCAAAAGATTACCCGGCATTATTAAAACAGGCCATTGCTATTACAGAAAAAAATGGTGTCATTGTAGCATCAACAAATAATAGTGTGTTAGGAATGCGTAAGTTTAAGACTTTTGTAGAACAAGCGTTCAAAAGCCAGAAGCTTAACTATACAATTCTTGAAGAACACACAGTACCAGATGATTACCCGTACTTGAGCAACTATAAGGAAAGTAATTATCTCAAAGTCTTGTTTATAAAAAGGGAAGATTGA
- a CDS encoding GNAT family N-acetyltransferase, with amino-acid sequence MEVQILPIKREEAPILHNLMQFYIYEFSEYLQDIKLEKDGRFEPFKLDGYWIEPHLKPLFIKVDKQLAGFVLLEATSDSSPNAVNEFFVLKPFTRKGVGRKAAFEVFKRWHGNWVVAQLKENKPAQAFWKKVIHEYTNGHFEELEDHEKRTIQSFTL; translated from the coding sequence ATGGAAGTGCAAATTTTACCGATTAAACGTGAAGAGGCTCCTATCCTGCATAATCTTATGCAATTTTATATTTATGAATTTAGTGAGTATCTACAAGATATTAAACTTGAAAAAGACGGAAGGTTTGAACCATTTAAGTTAGATGGTTACTGGATTGAACCACATCTAAAACCGTTATTTATAAAGGTAGATAAGCAGTTAGCTGGCTTTGTTCTTCTTGAAGCTACCTCTGATTCATCTCCAAATGCAGTAAATGAGTTTTTTGTATTAAAACCATTTACAAGAAAAGGAGTAGGGAGAAAAGCGGCATTTGAAGTGTTTAAGCGTTGGCATGGAAACTGGGTTGTTGCGCAGCTAAAGGAAAACAAACCTGCTCAGGCATTTTGGAAAAAAGTTATTCATGAATATACAAATGGACATTTTGAAGAGTTGGAAGATCATGAAAAACGTACAATCCAGTCTTTTACCCTGTAG
- the aldA gene encoding aldehyde dehydrogenase, whose translation MNVHQLYINGKYVDSKSDEIIDVINPSTEQLISRIANATEEETNQAIETAFEAQKKWAKQTQVERGKIVRDLGQRLEANKERFVELLIEEQGKDYELANGEVQTAIDYFYYMSEWARRIEGEIVPSDRPNEQILMQRKPIGVVGGIVPWNFPVFILARKVATALITGCSIVLKPSQQTPNTAVEFTKLVDESDLPEGVYNLITGKGSSVGNVMASHPKVAMITMTGSVGAGTKVMEAAAQNMTKVNLELGGKAPAIVTKHADVNLAVENIAASRLTNNGQACTNAERVYVHEDVSEEFIDKLTKTFKETTYGNPLQDKQADIGPLINKEHLDGVHDMVQRAIEEGAQLVTGGQQAKTEKGFFYEPTILVNVDQKSEIIQEEIFGPVLPILTFKEFDEAIEWANDSKYGLSSSIYTENYHEAMRAANELLFGETFVNRENFEAIQGYHAGLRQSGLGGTDGKHGVEDFLVTHAVYMQFKQE comes from the coding sequence ATGAATGTACATCAATTATATATAAACGGAAAGTATGTTGACTCAAAATCAGATGAAATCATCGATGTGATTAATCCATCTACTGAGCAATTGATTTCAAGAATAGCGAACGCAACAGAAGAAGAGACAAACCAAGCAATTGAAACGGCTTTTGAAGCGCAAAAGAAATGGGCTAAGCAAACTCAAGTAGAACGAGGCAAAATTGTTCGAGATCTTGGGCAACGTCTTGAGGCAAACAAAGAACGTTTTGTTGAACTTTTAATTGAGGAACAAGGGAAAGACTATGAGTTGGCAAATGGAGAAGTTCAAACAGCTATCGACTATTTCTATTATATGTCCGAGTGGGCTAGACGTATTGAAGGAGAGATTGTGCCAAGTGATCGGCCGAATGAACAAATCCTCATGCAGCGAAAGCCAATTGGTGTTGTAGGTGGAATTGTTCCTTGGAACTTCCCGGTATTTATCTTAGCTCGTAAGGTGGCAACGGCGTTAATAACTGGTTGTTCAATCGTATTAAAACCGAGCCAACAAACACCTAACACGGCTGTTGAGTTTACAAAGTTAGTTGATGAATCCGACCTGCCAGAGGGAGTGTATAACCTCATTACAGGTAAGGGATCTTCAGTAGGTAATGTAATGGCTAGTCATCCGAAAGTTGCCATGATTACGATGACAGGTAGTGTTGGAGCTGGAACAAAGGTTATGGAAGCTGCAGCTCAGAATATGACTAAAGTGAATTTAGAGCTAGGCGGCAAGGCTCCAGCCATTGTAACTAAACACGCTGATGTTAATCTAGCGGTTGAGAATATCGCTGCATCTCGGTTAACAAACAATGGACAAGCATGTACAAATGCTGAGCGAGTATATGTTCATGAAGATGTCTCGGAAGAATTTATTGATAAACTAACAAAGACATTTAAAGAAACAACGTATGGTAATCCACTTCAAGACAAACAAGCGGATATTGGACCATTAATTAATAAGGAACATTTGGATGGGGTTCATGACATGGTGCAACGCGCCATTGAAGAAGGGGCGCAGCTTGTGACTGGTGGACAACAAGCGAAAACAGAAAAAGGATTTTTCTACGAACCAACTATTCTTGTTAACGTCGATCAAAAATCTGAGATCATTCAGGAAGAAATTTTTGGACCAGTGTTACCAATTTTGACGTTTAAAGAGTTCGATGAAGCTATTGAATGGGCCAACGATTCCAAGTATGGATTATCTTCGTCTATTTACACTGAGAACTACCATGAAGCAATGCGTGCAGCCAACGAACTTTTATTTGGTGAAACATTTGTGAACCGAGAAAATTTTGAAGCAATTCAAGGCTATCATGCAGGCTTGCGTCAATCGGGTCTTGGTGGTACAGATGGTAAGCACGGAGTAGAAGACTTTCTTGTGACACATGCCGTCTATATGCAATTTAAACAAGAGTAA